DNA from Thermincola ferriacetica:
AAATCTGCAGTTAGAAAAAGCGAACAGGTTGAAAAATGAGTTTCTGGCCAATACAAGTCACGAATTAAGAACCCCTTTGACCGCTATCATTGCTTTTACAGAGCTTTTATTGGACGAAGAAACGGGCCCTTTAAACAATAGGCAGCGTGATTATATTAACGAGATAAACGAGAGCAGTCAGCAACTGCTCAATTATATAAATAATCTTTTGGACATGGCGAAAATTGAAGCCGGAAAATTTGAGGTGCACCGTGAGGCGGTAAGCATATCAGACCTTTGTAGCAGTGTTCTTCGGAAAACCGAACCCATCTTTAAATTAAAAAAACAGCAGGTTATCATAGATGTGGAGGATAACATACCGCCTGTCTACGTCGATCCGCCGAAAATGATGCAAGTTTTGATTAACCTGCTGAGCAACGCCCACAAATTTACTCCTGAGGATGGACGTATTGAGTTACGGGCCAGGATGAATGACCGGCGGGACCAGGTAATTGTAAGTGTATCGGATAACGGAGTGGGGATTTCCAGTGAAAACCTGGAGCTGATTTTTGAAAAGTTTCGGCAGGTTAATAACAGGCCTGAGCCGCTATACCAGGGTACCGGGCTGGGGCTGGCTCTGGTCAAGCATATAGTAGAAATGCACGGCGGTCAGGTAAAAGTGGAAAGTATACTGGGTCAGGGAAGCACCTTTTACTTTTCCATTCCATTGATTGGGGGAGAGAAAAGTGAATAATCATAAAGTTTTGGTTGTTGATGATGAACCTAAAATTTTGAAGATCCTTGAACATACTCTGAAAAAAGAGAGATTCCAGGTTATTACGGCGCAAAACGGCATGGAGGCAGTGGAATTGGCAGCCAAAGTATCGCCGGATTTGGTTTTACTGGACTTGATGCTGCCCGATATTGACGGGTTTGAAGTGTGCAGAAGAATAAAAAGCCGGTCAGACATACCGATCATTGTTTTATCAGCAAAAGATGATGAAGTTGACAAAATAGTCGGGTTTAAATTAGGGATAGATGATTACCAGACCAAGCCTTTCAGCCCTACCGAACTTGTGCTTAGAATCAGGGCCGTATTAAGAAGGAGCAAGGGTTGTAAAGAAGCTGCCAATGATGGAATTCTCACCTACAAAGATATAGAAATAAACCAGCGAACCAGGCAGGTCAGGGTCTATGGGCGAAATGTCAACCTGACAGTTAAGGAATTCGATTTACTGTGGCTTCTGGCTTCTTACCCCAACCAGGTATTTTCCAGAATGCAGTTGCTGGAGAAAATATGGGACAGCAGTTACTACGGTGATGAGAATACGGTAACAGTTCATATTCGGAGACTGCGTGAGAAAATTGAAAATGACC
Protein-coding regions in this window:
- a CDS encoding response regulator transcription factor, translating into MNNHKVLVVDDEPKILKILEHTLKKERFQVITAQNGMEAVELAAKVSPDLVLLDLMLPDIDGFEVCRRIKSRSDIPIIVLSAKDDEVDKIVGFKLGIDDYQTKPFSPTELVLRIRAVLRRSKGCKEAANDGILTYKDIEINQRTRQVRVYGRNVNLTVKEFDLLWLLASYPNQVFSRMQLLEKIWDSSYYGDENTVTVHIRRLREKIENDPADPEFIKTIWGIGYKFEAEQ